The window taaagaccaagttcaaatttaaaaactattaaaaaaaacgaatatttgactgaaaattttaaaaatattaaaaatattatttatttattttattaaaaatattgagtgGGTCTAAAACGACAAAACCGACCCATCCATGAGCAGCAGTTCATAACATTAGAAAACGACATGAGAGATATTTTCGCATTTTTTAAGACATTTTCTGAATAATAATATAGACATAAATACActtttttaacccaaaaaaaaaactattttattaaaattatttaaaattttacacaaaaaaaaaaatgtataaacaaattaaaataagagaaaagcTAGTTAcccattcaaatatttttttgccGAATCACAGGatttgtagatattgttctatttgaactttcccttttgagcttccactTAGTTACACAGTAGAACTGGTGCTCATCCAGTTGAAGGGGATGAattatgatgtcccacattagttgggggaTGAATTATGATGTCCCATGTTGGTTGGGGCGGAGAACagaacactctttataagagtgtgagaaccttcccctagcagacgcgttttgaagCCTGAggagctcgaaagggaaagttcaaataggacaatatctgttagtggtgtgcacactttttataagggtgtgaatgcgttttaaagccttgaggggagcccgaaaggaaagtccaaataggacaatatctgctagcggtgtgcttgggcAGAACAcgctttataagggtgtgaatgcgttttaaagccttgaggggagcccgaaagggatagtccaaataggacaatatctgctagcggtgtgcttgggcAGAACAcgctttataagggtgtgaatgcgttttaaagccttgaggggagcCCGAAAGGGCagaacactctttataagagtgtgagcgcgttttaaagccttgaggggagcccgtaagggaaagtccaaatagaacaatatctgttagcggtgtaCTTGGGCagaacactctttataagggtgtgaatgcgttttaaagccttgaggggagcCCGAAAGGGCagaacactctttataagggtgtgaacgcgttttaaagccttgaggggagcccgtaagggaaagtccaaatagaacaatatctgttagcggtgtgcttgggcagaacactctttataagggtgtgaacgcgttttaaagctttgaggggagcccgaaagggaaagtccaaatgggacaatatctgctagtgttTGGGCAGGAGCCTAGACAGGTCAGTAATGTGGTTGAATGAACCAAAACTACCTTCCTTACATGCTCGTatagaataaatttttataactaAAAAAGTACCATAAaagcatttttaaaaaaaaaaaaaacagaaaataaaaaagattcccttttcatccaaaataataacaataataaaaaggcATCGAAATTGAATGgctataatttataaatattaacaatCAATGAGTTGGCTGTTAATGCTCgaaaaaaggggaagaacGGCAATGGGCTGACCCAGAGCATGCAATTTTTCGTCGCGAATTCAATTTATATCTTCCACTCGTCCCATTAATGGCGGATTCGAATTCAGCGTCTTTCGTTGACCGAGGAATCTTTCTCCCATTGAAATCGAATCTCGTTAAGCTTGAAGTGGGAGAACTCATTTGATTGATCCACCTTTCGTCTCTCTTTTTCCGAGTTCTTCCTGCTATGCTGGCTTCAAACGGCGATGTTTTGCTTGATACTGGTCATTCTCGTCTTAATGAGCTTGGATACAAACAAGAACTCAAGCGCGACCTCTCGTAAGTTTCATGAATGGTTTAGTTTGTGTTTCTTGTGATTGTGATGTTTTTGCTGTTTGTGCGTTATGAATCTGAATCGCTTCAATCGTTGCTTTAATTGCAGGGTGTTTTCTAATTTTGCGTTTTCGTTTTCGATTATCTCCGTGCTCACTGGTATTACTACTCTTTACAATAATGGGCTGAATTTTGGTGGCCCTGTTTCGTTGGTTTATGGATGGTTGATTGCTGGTGTTTTCACTATGTGTGTTGGATTGTCCATGGCTGAGATCTGTTCTTCGTATCCTACTTCTGGAGGTCTCTACTATTGGAGTGCCAAGCTTGCTGGTCCAACTTGGGCTCCTTTTGCCTCTTGGATGACTGGCTGGtaatcatttcttcttcttctgctcaAATTATAACATAATATCAGTTATGGATCAATTATCGGCATTTCTTAGTCTTGGTATTGGTAGATTTGTTTGAGAGTTGCACAAGATTTGGATTTAACAAGTTTCAAAGCTTTCTATTTGACCAAATGAGAATATGTACATGGTGGAATAGTTTGAAGAACATTTCCCCCCTGCTCCTTGCTTGTTCTTTAAATCTTTTGAAGTTTTATGGAGCTTAGGAACACGATTTTCTTGTTCGTTATTGTTCGTTATTGTTCGTCTTGAGAAACTCCAATTACGTTATTTTCCTTGCATTTGTGTATTCCATTCCATCTTAACATGTTCTGATTTCTTGCAAACAACTTTAATCTTTGCACAGGTTTAACATTGTTGGACAGGTTCTTCTAAAGatcttatgctcaaagttCAAATTCTTATAACCAGGTTAAGCTTTTCGTTTAATATTCCCTAACTCGTGGAAGTGATCTGTATGCAGTGGGCTGTCACAACAAGTATTGATTATTCACTTGCTCAGCTAATTCAAGTGATAGTTCTGCTTAGCACAGGGGGTATAAACAATGGAGGATATGAGGCATCTAAATATGTAGTGATTATTTTCCATGGTGGAATTTTGTTGGTACATGCTATCATGAACAGCCTGCCCATTTCATGGTTGTCTTTCTTTGGACAGTTTGCTGCAGCATGGAACTTTTTCGGTATGAAGGTTCAagtttctctttctttgagCTCTTCATGAGCTTACATTTCTAACAGGATGTCGAATTCTTAGGTGTTTTTCTTCTTACATTTCTCGTTCCCTTGGTGGCAACGGAAAGGGCCAGCCCCGAGTTTGTCTTCACTCATTTCAATGCCGATAACGGCGAAGGAATTAACAGTAAACTTTACATATTTGTTTTGGGACTTCTGATGAGTCAATATACCCTAACTGGATATGACGCTTCTGCTCATATGGTATGTTCTCCTCCACCTCGGTTTATGCATAACTGTTAGATAACTTGCAATGTAATCTGCGTCTTCGTACGACATTACAGACAGAAGAAACGATAGAAGCAGATAAGAACGGACCGAGGGGAATTATTAGTTCTATTGGGATATCAATTGTTGTTGGTTGGTGTTACATAGTCGGCATCACCTTCGCCGTTACCAACATCCCGAACCTTTTGGATAAAAACAATGATGCTGGAGGTTATGCCATTGCTGAAATATTTTACCAAGCATTCAAGAGCAGATATGGGAATGGAGTTGGGGGAATTATTTGCTTAGGTGTGGTAGCTGTAGCGATTTTCTTCTGTGGAATGAGCTCTGTCACTAGTAACTCCAGGCAAGCTGACTAACTGTTCTTGTCTTTTAAACACAATGTATGTGTTTTGGCTCACGGTTTCATATTTCGtgtaatttttcttcataGGATGGTTTACGCATTCTCCAGAGATGGAGCGATGCCATTATCGTCAACATGGCATAGAGTGAACCAAAACGAGGTCCCCATAAACGCAGTTTGGCTCTCCGCTTTAATATCGTTTTGCATGGCATTAACGGTACGAACATTTGCATTAAATTACTATAGAACTCCATTTGTTTCACTGCATCATAATCTTGTTACAATACCGCAATCATGCCTAATAGTTTtctgtaacggctcaagcacACCGCttgcaaatattgtcctctttgagcttttcctttcgggtttcccctcaaggctttaaacccgtatgttagggaaaggtttccacacccttataaagggtgtttcattctcctctccaacctaGCATACGGGTTTGCGAGCactccattttcattttagggTGTCTGAAGTGTTAATGTTATTGCCACATAGAAAACAATGCCCTTCATATGCAGGAGGAGGATGTATTTATACTTCTTGTTAACTTATTGCAGTCTCTTGGAAGCACAGTGGCCTTTAACGCCATGGTCTCTATAGCAACAATTGGTCTGTACATTGCATATGCCTTGCCCATATTTTTTAGGGTGACTTTGGCAAGGAGATCCTTTGTGCCAGGACCTTTCAACTTGGGTCGCTATGGGATCTTCGTTGGTTGGGTAGCAGTTCTTTGGGTGACGACAATTTCGGTTCTCTTTTCGTTACCTGTCGAGTACCCGATTACGAACGAGACTCTCAACTACACCCCTGTCGCCGTTGGCTGCATGTTGATCGTTACCATTTCTACCTGGATCTTGAATGCTCAACATTGGTTCAAAGGGCCTGTAACTAACATACCAACTTGAAACTGTACACTATGCAAATGGTACTCCCTTCTTATAGTAAGATTTTTAGATTAGCAATAGGGCTCGagtttataagttttatttggTTTGGGTCAACCCGAGGTTTTTGTCCTATGAACTCGAAATCGAACCGAACCGAGTTAATTCGAGTTTAGGAAaaataacccaacccaactcctatatttcgagttgggttggtccgggttgtccGGTGTTGGATGTACGCCCCTAATGTTTAGGAAGTATAGAAAAGAA is drawn from Cucurbita pepo subsp. pepo cultivar mu-cu-16 chromosome LG09, ASM280686v2, whole genome shotgun sequence and contains these coding sequences:
- the LOC111802760 gene encoding amino-acid permease BAT1 homolog, with the protein product MLASNGDVLLDTGHSRLNELGYKQELKRDLSVFSNFAFSFSIISVLTGITTLYNNGLNFGGPVSLVYGWLIAGVFTMCVGLSMAEICSSYPTSGGLYYWSAKLAGPTWAPFASWMTGWFNIVGQWAVTTSIDYSLAQLIQVIVLLSTGGINNGGYEASKYVVIIFHGGILLVHAIMNSLPISWLSFFGQFAAAWNFFGVFLLTFLVPLVATERASPEFVFTHFNADNGEGINSKLYIFVLGLLMSQYTLTGYDASAHMTEETIEADKNGPRGIISSIGISIVVGWCYIVGITFAVTNIPNLLDKNNDAGGYAIAEIFYQAFKSRYGNGVGGIICLGVVAVAIFFCGMSSVTSNSRMVYAFSRDGAMPLSSTWHRVNQNEVPINAVWLSALISFCMALTSLGSTVAFNAMVSIATIGLYIAYALPIFFRVTLARRSFVPGPFNLGRYGIFVGWVAVLWVTTISVLFSLPVEYPITNETLNYTPVAVGCMLIVTISTWILNAQHWFKGPVTNIPT